A window of the Streptomyces sp. NBC_00454 genome harbors these coding sequences:
- a CDS encoding trans-aconitate 2-methyltransferase — MHSDTASASVPTAPTASTAPTWDPQQYLRHAGHRARPFLDLLTRIPELPSKQARIADLGCGPGNVTALIADRWPEARITGYDLSPEMLDRASAEYAGPTSGGGRLDFRHGDLADWVPEEPYDLIVSNAALQWVPGHPGSFAAWINGLRPGGTFAFQIPGNFTAPSHRILAELCDTPRWRARLAGHGARYIHILEPAGYLERFTELGCTADVWETTYYQLLEGPDPVLDWVKGTALRPVLTALGEDREAVDAFLAEYRTLLRHAYPPGPRGTVFPFRRIFAVARKEA; from the coding sequence ATGCATTCCGACACCGCATCCGCCAGCGTGCCCACAGCACCCACGGCATCCACGGCACCCACCTGGGACCCGCAGCAATACCTCCGGCACGCCGGGCACAGGGCCCGGCCGTTCCTCGATCTCCTGACCCGCATACCGGAGCTCCCCTCCAAGCAGGCCCGGATCGCCGACCTCGGCTGCGGCCCCGGCAACGTCACCGCACTCATCGCCGACCGCTGGCCCGAGGCCCGCATCACCGGATACGACCTCTCCCCGGAGATGCTCGACCGCGCGAGCGCCGAGTACGCCGGCCCCACCAGCGGCGGCGGCCGGCTCGACTTCCGCCACGGAGACCTGGCCGACTGGGTCCCCGAGGAGCCCTACGACCTGATCGTCTCCAACGCCGCCCTCCAGTGGGTCCCGGGCCACCCCGGATCCTTCGCCGCCTGGATCAACGGACTGCGCCCCGGCGGCACCTTCGCCTTCCAGATCCCCGGCAACTTCACAGCCCCCAGCCACCGGATCCTCGCCGAGCTGTGCGACACCCCGCGCTGGCGGGCCCGGCTGGCCGGACACGGGGCCCGCTACATCCACATCCTCGAACCGGCCGGATACCTGGAGCGGTTCACCGAGCTCGGCTGCACCGCCGACGTCTGGGAGACCACGTACTACCAGCTGCTCGAAGGCCCCGACCCGGTGCTGGACTGGGTCAAGGGCACCGCGCTGAGGCCCGTCCTCACCGCACTGGGCGAGGACCGCGAAGCCGTGGACGCCTTCCTCGCGGAGTACCGCACCCTGCTGCGCCACGCCTACCCGCCGGGCCCGCGCGGCACCGTCTTCCCCTTCCGGCGCATCTTCGCCGTAGCCCGCAAGGAGGCCTGA
- a CDS encoding LuxR C-terminal-related transcriptional regulator, with product MGVRVMVVDEHRLLAEALASALKLRGHRVLAAAAPAAGAAELVISRAPEVCLLGTATPAEPGVFEPIVRIKRERPQIAVVVLGPVPSPRGIAAAFAAGASGYVRHDERIEGVERALAKARAGEVAIAPQLLQGAFAELLNPSAQPDDEGGRLLRLLTPREVEVLVRVAEGEDTRLIAAGMAIAPSTARTHVQRVLMKLGVGSRLEAAALAARTGLLDRAVLPRPGAASL from the coding sequence ATGGGCGTACGGGTCATGGTGGTCGACGAGCACCGGCTACTGGCCGAGGCGCTCGCCTCGGCCCTGAAACTGCGCGGCCACCGGGTCCTGGCGGCCGCCGCCCCGGCCGCGGGCGCCGCCGAACTGGTCATCAGCCGGGCCCCGGAGGTCTGCCTGCTGGGCACCGCCACCCCCGCCGAGCCGGGGGTCTTCGAGCCGATCGTCCGGATCAAGCGGGAGCGTCCGCAGATCGCCGTGGTCGTCCTGGGGCCGGTGCCGAGCCCGCGCGGCATCGCGGCGGCCTTCGCCGCGGGCGCCTCGGGGTACGTGCGCCACGACGAGCGCATCGAGGGCGTGGAGCGGGCCCTGGCCAAGGCCCGGGCCGGGGAGGTGGCCATCGCCCCGCAGCTGCTGCAGGGGGCGTTCGCCGAACTCCTCAACCCCTCGGCCCAGCCCGACGACGAGGGCGGCAGGCTGCTGCGGCTGCTCACCCCGCGGGAGGTGGAGGTCCTGGTCCGGGTCGCGGAGGGCGAGGACACCCGGCTGATCGCCGCGGGCATGGCCATCGCGCCGAGCACCGCGCGCACGCACGTCCAGCGGGTGCTGATGAAGCTGGGCGTGGGCTCCCGGCTGGAGGCGGCCGCGCTGGCCGCCCGTACCGGGCTGCTCGACCGGGCCGTACTGCCGCGACCCGGGGCCGCTTCCCTCTGA
- the galE gene encoding UDP-glucose 4-epimerase GalE: protein MSETASSKYLVTGGAGYVGGVVAAHLLEAGHEVTVLDDLSTGFREGVPAGAAFVEGRVQDAAEHLDPSYDAVLHFAASSQVGESVANPGKYWANNVGGTIALLAAMREAGVAKLVFSSTAATYGEPRGDGPLSESSVTAPTNPYGASKLAVDHMIAGECAAHGLAAVSLRYFNVAGAYGRFGERHDPESHLIPLVLQVALGDRESISVFGEDYPTPDGTCVRDYIHVADLAEAHLAALRVAAAGEHLVCNLGNGSGFSVREVIETVRKVTGREIPEILAPRRAGDPAVLVASARTAHERLGWTPSRSDLTGIVTDAWDFLRAHRADRTRTS from the coding sequence GTGAGTGAGACGGCGTCTTCCAAATACCTGGTCACCGGCGGAGCCGGATACGTGGGCGGCGTGGTCGCCGCCCACCTCCTGGAGGCGGGCCACGAGGTCACGGTCCTCGACGACCTGTCCACCGGATTCCGCGAAGGGGTGCCGGCCGGCGCCGCGTTCGTCGAGGGCCGGGTCCAGGACGCGGCCGAGCACCTGGACCCCTCCTACGACGCGGTCCTGCACTTCGCGGCCTCCTCGCAGGTGGGGGAGTCCGTGGCGAACCCCGGCAAGTACTGGGCGAACAACGTCGGCGGCACCATCGCCCTGCTGGCCGCCATGCGCGAGGCGGGCGTGGCCAAGCTGGTGTTCTCCTCCACCGCCGCGACCTACGGGGAACCGCGCGGCGACGGACCCCTCAGCGAGTCCTCGGTGACCGCGCCGACCAACCCGTACGGGGCTTCGAAGCTGGCCGTCGACCACATGATCGCGGGGGAGTGCGCGGCCCACGGCCTCGCGGCGGTGTCCCTGCGCTACTTCAACGTGGCAGGCGCCTACGGGCGGTTCGGCGAGCGCCACGACCCCGAATCGCACCTGATCCCGCTGGTCCTGCAAGTGGCCCTGGGCGACCGGGAGTCGATCTCGGTGTTCGGGGAGGACTACCCGACCCCGGACGGCACCTGCGTGCGCGACTACATCCACGTCGCCGACCTGGCGGAGGCCCACCTGGCCGCGCTGCGGGTCGCCGCCGCCGGGGAGCACCTGGTGTGCAACCTCGGGAACGGCAGCGGGTTTTCGGTCCGCGAGGTCATCGAGACCGTCCGCAAGGTCACCGGCAGGGAGATCCCCGAGATCCTCGCCCCGCGCCGGGCCGGTGACCCGGCGGTGCTCGTCGCCTCCGCCCGGACGGCCCACGAGCGCCTCGGCTGGACCCCGAGCCGCTCGGACCTCACCGGGATCGTGACGGACGCCTGGGACTTCCTGCGCGCCCACCGCGCCGACCGCACCCGAACCAGCTGA
- a CDS encoding PQQ-binding-like beta-propeller repeat protein produces the protein MSTPPPPSQPPSGGFGAPQDPRQGGFGATPPVPPVPPAMPSAPPQQPAQPPTVPVGQPAAGAPPAAPAPGAPGAQPAEPAYGYPQAAYGYPQEQQPATTPMYAAQPAGAAGGAGSGGGNEVRTQLMIVGAAVLAIVLIVAGGFWYTSGDGKDGGTQPVADGTSSPGTGGDKPGAGGSEKVPASTKSKTLVNLPMPPSDDIVQIPGSWVTDSTYVKSDVSKVVGYNLADGAKKWETPLNANVCGASRFSSDNKAAILFDAALPTADKKYQPCNQVGVIDLISGKLLWSATAKSQTGGDKPVTFGEITVSGQTVAAGGTSGGAAWNLADGKPLWAPKTDTDNCEDMGYGGGPALAVIRRCGQYPNYTMYAQALDPATGAQKSSYKLSAGIEYGKIVSTKPLIVAADVNNTAKNASGVSDLFVIDDGGQLKAHIPLTSGNYAMKCGSTEVEDCRLAIVGNGKLYLPTEDHKGKAEYGDTNELVSFDLETGKQTADRADAGERYTMIPLRMDGSNVIAYKVPPYDGGGQVVSIDGKTMKETLLMQNPSTKESQRAESQYLPDSGEFLFHNGRLFIARTAVMMKSTVVTDPYYSFVSFATG, from the coding sequence ATGAGTACCCCGCCGCCCCCCAGCCAGCCGCCGTCCGGCGGCTTCGGCGCGCCCCAGGACCCCCGGCAGGGCGGCTTCGGCGCCACCCCGCCGGTGCCCCCCGTACCGCCGGCCATGCCCTCGGCGCCCCCGCAGCAGCCGGCCCAGCCGCCGACGGTCCCGGTCGGGCAGCCCGCGGCGGGTGCGCCGCCCGCCGCGCCCGCGCCCGGTGCGCCCGGTGCGCAGCCCGCCGAGCCCGCGTACGGGTATCCGCAGGCGGCCTACGGCTACCCGCAGGAGCAGCAGCCCGCCACTACGCCCATGTACGCGGCCCAGCCCGCGGGCGCGGCCGGCGGCGCGGGCTCCGGCGGCGGCAACGAGGTCCGCACCCAGCTGATGATCGTCGGCGCGGCCGTCCTGGCCATCGTCCTCATCGTCGCGGGCGGCTTCTGGTACACCTCCGGCGACGGCAAGGACGGCGGCACGCAGCCCGTCGCCGACGGCACCTCCAGCCCCGGCACCGGCGGCGACAAGCCGGGCGCCGGCGGCTCCGAGAAGGTGCCCGCCAGCACCAAGTCCAAGACGCTGGTCAACCTTCCGATGCCGCCCTCGGACGACATCGTCCAGATCCCGGGCTCCTGGGTGACCGACTCCACCTACGTCAAGTCCGACGTGTCCAAGGTGGTCGGTTACAACCTCGCCGACGGCGCCAAGAAGTGGGAGACCCCGCTCAACGCGAACGTCTGCGGCGCCAGCCGCTTCTCCTCCGACAACAAGGCCGCGATCCTCTTCGACGCGGCCCTGCCGACGGCGGACAAGAAGTACCAGCCGTGCAACCAGGTCGGCGTCATCGACCTGATCAGCGGCAAGCTCCTGTGGTCGGCCACCGCCAAGTCCCAGACCGGCGGCGACAAGCCCGTCACCTTCGGCGAGATCACCGTCAGCGGCCAGACCGTGGCCGCGGGCGGCACCTCCGGCGGCGCCGCCTGGAACCTCGCCGACGGCAAGCCGCTGTGGGCGCCCAAGACCGACACCGACAACTGCGAGGACATGGGCTACGGCGGCGGCCCCGCCCTCGCCGTGATCCGCCGGTGCGGCCAGTACCCGAACTACACGATGTACGCGCAGGCCCTCGACCCGGCCACCGGCGCGCAGAAGTCCTCGTACAAGCTCTCCGCGGGCATCGAGTACGGCAAGATCGTCTCCACCAAGCCGCTGATCGTCGCGGCGGACGTCAACAACACCGCCAAGAACGCCTCGGGCGTCAGCGACCTGTTCGTCATCGACGACGGGGGCCAGCTCAAGGCGCACATCCCCCTCACCTCGGGCAACTACGCCATGAAGTGCGGCAGCACCGAGGTCGAGGACTGCCGCCTCGCCATCGTCGGCAACGGCAAGCTCTACCTGCCGACCGAGGACCACAAGGGCAAGGCCGAGTACGGGGACACCAACGAGCTCGTCTCCTTCGACCTGGAGACCGGCAAGCAGACGGCCGACCGCGCCGACGCGGGTGAGCGCTACACGATGATCCCGCTGCGGATGGACGGGTCGAACGTCATCGCCTACAAGGTCCCGCCCTACGACGGCGGCGGCCAGGTGGTCTCCATCGACGGAAAGACGATGAAGGAGACCCTCCTCATGCAGAATCCGTCGACCAAGGAATCCCAGCGCGCCGAGAGCCAGTACCTGCCGGACAGCGGGGAGTTCCTCTTCCACAACGGCAGGCTGTTCATCGCGCGCACGGCCGTGATGATGAAGTCCACCGTGGTCACCGACCCGTACTACTCCTTCGTCTCCTTCGCGACGGGCTGA
- a CDS encoding response regulator transcription factor, with the protein MVRIRVLVVDDHRIFAESLAAALAAEPDVDVSAAGSGPAALRCLERAVTEGRRFDVLLVDADLTAAAGAVPAQREAGSGPQPPGADGIALVAGVRVSHPGVRAVVLAERDDPRRAALALQAGASGWVAKDCSLSRLLAVIRGVLREETHLPPALLTGVLRELTAARKHRTDSERLVESLTPREHEVLRCMVAGLGRKDVAARLFLSPHTVRTHMQNVLGKLGVHSTLAAVALARRAGVRPADLPGLPGMPGPGLAGEVVERSGQLA; encoded by the coding sequence GTGGTCCGTATCCGGGTACTCGTGGTCGACGATCACCGCATCTTCGCCGAATCTCTCGCCGCCGCACTCGCGGCCGAACCGGACGTGGACGTGTCCGCGGCCGGCAGCGGCCCAGCCGCGCTGCGCTGCCTCGAACGCGCCGTCACCGAGGGCCGCCGCTTCGACGTGCTCCTGGTCGACGCCGACCTCACCGCCGCCGCCGGAGCCGTCCCCGCCCAGCGGGAGGCCGGTTCCGGGCCGCAGCCTCCCGGCGCCGACGGGATCGCCCTGGTGGCGGGCGTGCGGGTCTCGCACCCCGGGGTCCGGGCGGTGGTCCTCGCCGAGCGCGACGACCCGCGCCGGGCCGCCCTCGCACTCCAGGCAGGGGCCTCCGGGTGGGTGGCGAAGGACTGCTCGCTCTCGCGGCTCCTCGCCGTCATCCGCGGAGTCCTGCGCGAGGAGACGCACCTTCCGCCCGCGCTGCTCACCGGAGTGCTCCGTGAACTGACCGCGGCACGAAAGCACCGTACGGACAGCGAACGGCTCGTGGAGTCCCTGACGCCGCGGGAGCACGAGGTGCTGCGCTGCATGGTCGCCGGGCTGGGCCGCAAGGACGTGGCCGCGCGGCTGTTCCTCTCCCCGCACACGGTCCGCACCCACATGCAGAACGTGCTGGGCAAGCTCGGCGTCCACTCCACGCTCGCGGCGGTCGCCCTGGCCAGGCGGGCCGGCGTACGCCCCGCGGACCTGCCCGGACTGCCCGGCATGCCGGGCCCCGGGCTAGCCGGGGAGGTTGTCGAACGGAGCGGTCAACTGGCGTAG
- a CDS encoding FG-GAP repeat domain-containing protein produces the protein MRSTRSGRIAACTALALAAGMILSGPVSATEKPVPTAKTERPQHDDRATGTRPAAPATTKARVGAAAVTPLLDVDMDGYQDILYRGLSGKTYLKTFNDTTDPEFIVSGAAAGSKYDEDFKDVITPGDLDHDGHPELLTLSVDGQLSLLTAGKYDAQRTGWHGNGWNIYNKVVGAGDLNGDGNADLLARTPGGALYLYPGNGTANSGSPYGDRISLGGGWDMFSQILGGGDFNSDGKPDLVTVTPSGGLYVYPGTGNGAFGDRVQSGFGWNMYNQLQLLTSATGPSWIAARDQSGTMWGYPSDGAGGFTDRQKMGTGWEYTDLFAGQGGIAAHGRSELMARTGDGAVFAYSGKMNGGFFDRDQVLESGDAPIDLVGMTVASSFGHQNVSNWLIWGGGQLYSDNNFVGGGWDIYNSLVGVGDVNGDGLGDLLARDNSNVMWLYPSIGNGYQFRDRIRLGAGWGIYNRLLGAGDVTGDGRADLIARGNDGTLWVYPAQGASSFGDRIQVGSGWNGMNKLAAVGDITGDGLTDIVAVDSSGSGYLYKASGLKGMNTFGARIALGGGWNAYVDLQ, from the coding sequence ATGCGCTCCACGCGCTCCGGCCGCATCGCGGCCTGCACCGCCCTCGCCCTCGCGGCGGGCATGATCCTTTCCGGCCCGGTCTCGGCGACCGAGAAGCCGGTCCCCACGGCCAAGACCGAGCGGCCGCAGCACGACGACCGCGCCACCGGCACCCGCCCGGCAGCCCCGGCGACGACCAAGGCCAGGGTCGGCGCCGCCGCGGTGACCCCGCTGCTCGACGTCGACATGGACGGCTACCAGGACATCCTGTACCGCGGTCTCAGCGGCAAGACGTACCTGAAGACCTTCAACGACACCACGGACCCGGAGTTCATCGTCTCCGGCGCCGCCGCCGGCTCCAAGTACGACGAGGACTTCAAGGACGTCATCACGCCCGGCGACCTCGACCACGACGGGCACCCGGAGCTCCTGACGCTCTCCGTCGACGGCCAGCTGTCGCTGCTGACGGCGGGCAAGTACGACGCCCAGCGCACCGGCTGGCACGGCAACGGCTGGAACATCTACAACAAGGTCGTCGGGGCCGGCGACCTCAACGGCGACGGCAACGCGGACCTGCTGGCCCGCACGCCCGGCGGCGCCCTGTACCTGTACCCGGGCAACGGCACGGCCAATTCGGGCAGCCCGTACGGCGACCGGATCTCCCTCGGCGGCGGCTGGGACATGTTCTCCCAGATCCTCGGCGGCGGCGACTTCAACAGCGACGGCAAGCCCGACCTGGTGACGGTCACGCCGTCCGGCGGGCTGTACGTCTACCCGGGCACCGGCAACGGCGCCTTCGGCGACCGGGTCCAGAGCGGGTTCGGCTGGAACATGTACAACCAGCTCCAGCTGCTCACCTCCGCCACGGGTCCCTCCTGGATCGCCGCCCGCGACCAGAGCGGCACGATGTGGGGCTACCCCTCCGACGGCGCCGGCGGCTTCACCGACCGCCAGAAGATGGGCACCGGCTGGGAGTACACCGACCTGTTCGCCGGTCAGGGCGGCATCGCCGCGCACGGCCGCTCCGAGCTGATGGCCCGCACCGGCGACGGTGCCGTCTTCGCCTACTCCGGCAAGATGAACGGCGGCTTCTTCGACCGCGACCAGGTCCTGGAGAGCGGCGACGCGCCGATCGACCTGGTCGGCATGACCGTGGCCTCCTCGTTCGGCCACCAGAACGTCAGCAACTGGCTCATCTGGGGCGGCGGCCAGCTCTACAGCGACAACAACTTCGTCGGTGGCGGCTGGGACATCTACAACTCCCTCGTCGGCGTGGGCGACGTCAACGGTGACGGTCTCGGTGACCTGCTGGCCCGCGACAACTCCAACGTGATGTGGCTCTACCCGAGCATCGGCAACGGCTACCAGTTCCGTGACCGCATCCGCCTGGGCGCCGGCTGGGGCATCTACAACCGGCTCCTCGGCGCCGGCGACGTGACCGGCGACGGCCGCGCCGACCTGATCGCCCGCGGCAACGACGGCACGCTGTGGGTCTACCCGGCCCAGGGCGCCTCCAGCTTCGGCGACCGCATCCAGGTCGGTTCCGGCTGGAACGGCATGAACAAGCTGGCCGCGGTCGGCGACATCACCGGTGACGGCCTTACCGACATCGTCGCGGTCGACTCCTCCGGCAGCGGGTACCTGTACAAGGCCTCGGGCCTGAAGGGGATGAACACCTTCGGGGCCCGCATCGCCCTCGGTGGCGGCTGGAACGCGTACGTGGACCTGCAGTAG
- a CDS encoding VOC family protein, translated as MLAAVDHVQLAAPPGSEDRLRTYYTHVLGMTEIPKPPLLAARGGCWFAAGPVQLHLGVEEDFRPARKAHPGLRVTGIEAYASRLEERGGQVVWDHDLPGHRRFYSEDPVGNRLEFLEPEDPRPAAG; from the coding sequence ATGCTCGCCGCGGTCGACCACGTACAGCTCGCCGCGCCGCCCGGATCGGAGGACCGGCTGCGCACGTACTACACCCACGTGCTCGGTATGACCGAGATACCCAAGCCGCCGTTGCTCGCGGCCCGCGGCGGCTGCTGGTTCGCCGCCGGGCCCGTCCAGCTCCACCTCGGCGTCGAGGAGGACTTCCGCCCCGCCCGCAAGGCCCACCCGGGGCTCAGGGTCACCGGCATCGAGGCGTACGCGAGCAGACTGGAGGAACGCGGCGGGCAGGTCGTCTGGGACCACGACCTGCCGGGCCACCGCCGGTTCTACTCGGAGGATCCGGTCGGGAACCGGCTGGAGTTCCTGGAGCCGGAGGACCCGCGACCCGCCGCCGGCTGA
- a CDS encoding MarR family transcriptional regulator — protein sequence MEDEVDRLVAAWRRERPDLDVEPLEVLSRVSRLARHLDRARRLAFSEHGLEPWEFDVLTSLRRAGAPYQLSPGQLLTQTLVTSGTMTNRIDRLAKKGLVERLPDPSDRRGVLVRLTPEGRDRADQALAGLLAQERAILAQLSRTQRGDLAALLRQLTAPFDNLPG from the coding sequence ATGGAGGACGAGGTCGACCGACTGGTCGCGGCATGGCGGCGGGAACGCCCTGACCTCGACGTGGAACCACTCGAGGTGCTCAGCCGCGTCAGCAGGCTCGCGCGCCACCTCGACCGCGCCCGCAGGCTGGCCTTCTCCGAGCACGGCCTGGAGCCGTGGGAGTTCGACGTCCTGACCTCGCTGCGGCGCGCGGGCGCGCCCTACCAGCTCTCCCCCGGCCAACTGCTGACCCAAACCCTGGTCACCTCCGGCACCATGACCAACCGCATCGACCGGCTCGCCAAGAAGGGCCTCGTCGAGCGGCTGCCCGACCCCAGCGACCGGCGCGGGGTCCTCGTCCGGCTCACTCCCGAGGGCCGTGACCGCGCCGACCAGGCGCTCGCCGGGCTGCTGGCCCAGGAGCGGGCGATCCTGGCCCAGCTCTCGCGTACCCAGCGTGGCGATCTCGCCGCGCTGCTACGCCAGTTGACCGCTCCGTTCGACAACCTCCCCGGCTAG